A genome region from Amblyraja radiata isolate CabotCenter1 chromosome 2, sAmbRad1.1.pri, whole genome shotgun sequence includes the following:
- the btd gene encoding biotinidase — protein MPWVRPTRQEALQHMMKNLDIYQLQVHEAGKQGAKIIVFPEDGLYGFNFTRDSIFPYLEPMPDPTLVTWNPCLHPRKISNTEVLYQLSCLARNNKMYLVANMGERQTCERSDPWCPPDGRYQFNTDVIFDAEGLLIAKYHKQNLYFEDSFNTPKRVEHVIFNTSFAGRFGIFTCFDILFYEPAVSLIENYGVKQIVFPTAWMNQLPLLSAIEFQQAFATAFRINLLAANQHHPEWQMSGSGIYTPSVSHYYYNVESSEGKLLVAEVPIIHSLELPMSQVTSELLERYKYIEPSVSQLQEIKVMMEQLQPLSSTMLSQVEGPNGTFHAPMMYDNYTFALMTGQEGNLQVCSNTLCCHLAYRRSRKASNLYALGAFDGLHTVHGTYYLQVCALVKCAGSTYDTCGQSTTTASDIIDFKLWGNFSTYHIYTEILAAEMNLYRADTNEWLDDNYYMTKQGMSAGLVTAALFGRWYKRD, from the exons ATGCCGTGGGTCCGCCCCACACGTCAGGAGGCTCTCCAGCACATGATGAAAAACCTGGACATCTACCAACTGCAAGTGCATGAAGCGGGCAAGCAG GGAGCTAAGATAATTGTCTTTCCAGAGGATGGTCTCTATGGATTTAATTTCACCAGAGATTCTATTTTTCCATATTTGGAGCCCATGCCAGATCCTACGCTTGTTACATGGAATCCATGTTTGCATCCAAGGAAAATTAGTAATACAGAG GTTCTTTATCAACTGAGTTGTCTGGCAAGGAACAACAAGATGTACTTGGTAGCAAACATGGGAGAAAGGCAGACCTGCGAACGCAGTGATCCTTGGTGCCCCCCAGATGGAAGATACCAGTTTAACACTGATGTAATTTTTGACGCAGAAGGTTTATTAATTGCCAAATACCATAAACAGAACCTTTATTTCGAAGATAGTTTCAACACACCAAAGAGAGTGGAGCACGTCATTTTTAATACTTCTTTTGCTGGTAGATTTGGtatttttacatgttttgacaTATTGTTTTATGAGCCAGCAGTGAGTTTAATTGAGAATTATGGTGTGAAACAGATTGTATTTCCCACAGCCTGGATGAACCAACTTCCACTCTTATCTGCAATTGAGTTCCAGCAAGCTTTTGCAACAGCATTTAGGATCAATTTGCTTGCAGCTAATCAGCATCACCCAGAATGGCAAATGTCAGGAAGTGGGATTTATACTCCTTCCGTTTCTCACTATTACTACAACGTAGAAAGTAGTGAGGGGAAACTCCTGGTGGCAGAAGTTCCAATAATCCACAGTCTGGAGCTGCCTATGTCTCAGGTGACATCTGAACTTCTTGAAAGGTACAAATATATTGAACCTTCTGTTTCTCAGCTGCAGGAAATAAAGGTAATGATGGAACAATTACAGCCTTTGTCAAGCACAATGCTGTCCCAAGTCGAAGGTCCTAATGGTACTTTTCATGCTCCGATGATGTATGATAATTATACCTTTGCCCTTATGACAGGCCAGGAAGGTAATTTGCAAGTCTGTTCCAACACGCTTTGCTGCCATTTGGCTTACCGACGTAGCCGCAAGGCCAGTAATCTGTATGCATTAGGAGCCTTTGATGGTCTTCACACTGTACATGGCACATACTACCTGCAAGTGTGTGCTTTGGTGAAGTGTGCAGGCTCCACTTATGACACCTGTGGACAAAGTACTACAACTGCTTCTGACATCATTGACTTCAAGTTGTGGGGAAATTTCAGCACTTATCATATTTACACCGAGATACTTGCTGCTGAGATGAACCTTTATCGTGCAGATACCAACGAATGGCTGGATGATAATTATTACATGACTAAGCAAGGGATGTCAGCAGGACTTGTAACTGCAGCACTCTTTGGAAGATGGTACAAAAGAGACTAA